GCGCATCCTCAATTGCCGTGCCGGTACGCTGGCGCATTTGCCCAATTATGGACTGCCAGATATGACGAAAATTCTGCAGGGAATGCCTGGCACCGCACACCAGTTGATCACCACGCTTTCTGATGTGCTGCTCCAGTACGAGCCACGCCTTAACAGCATCAGGGTCGACATGCTGCGGCAGGTTATTCCCGGCGAGCTGCGTTACGCTATCGATGTCGAGCTGAAAGGCATCGGCCTGGTGCGCTACGGCACTGAATTTATGCCGGAAGGCAAAGTCCTGATCCGCTACCTGAAACAGCAGCAGGTTATTCATCAAAATGCGTTATAGGGTGTCCTGACTTTGTCCACACCGTGCAAAAAACACAGTTCAACGTCTGATAATAATCTGCATGAAACCTTAATGGCTTATTTACCATTACGTAATTTTTCAGCCGGTAATAGAAACGCTGACTCCCTGCAATTAATGATTTATTAACCGCCTCTTAAGTCAGCCGGAATATATCCCAGGCTGGGATGTCGTGCGGCCAGATTACTTAACTCCTTTATCTGCTGCTAATTAATTCAGCATACAGAGCAGCTAAGCTGTCGCCTTGCGGCACAGGAAGGCGCTGAACCATCAGAGCGTGCCGCGGAATAAATAATTCACCGCTTTCCCGTCATCCTGTTAAATGGATATTCAGTTATGAATGACTTTACTGCCCGTCAAATAAAAACCGGCGGCGATCCGCGCATGCTGCCGGATTATGCAGCCCTGCGCGATCAAATGCTCAAACTGATACATCCGGCGTGTCCGGATGTGAACTGGCGTGAAGCTGAAAAACACTGTCTTGCGCTATTTGAGCAAAACGGCGTGGAATTACAGACGGCAGCCTGGTACACGCTGGTTCGGACGCAGCTGGCGGGACTGTCTGGTCTGAATGAAGGCGTCTCCCTGCTGGAGGCACTGATAAGTTCTCAATGGAAAACGCTATGGCCGCAGCCAGTACATGCCCGGGTGGATATTCTCCACGGGCTGAGTCAGCGTTTGCATTCGTTCATGCGCCTGTTGCCGCTTAGCCATAGCGATCTTAGCCAGCTTTATCTTGTTGAACAGCGGCTTGTGCATATCAGCAAGCATCCTGATCTCAGGCAGATTAGCCAGTTTGAGTCATTGCGTACTCTGATGAACAGCCGTGCTAAGCGGCTGGAAAACGCTGATAACACCTCTGGTCCGGGTATAGCCATTCAATCCAGTGAGGTCTTGGCCGCCACGGAGAACTGGGCCTTACCTGATGACGCTCAAGCTGCCACGACGATTAAATGGGTGTATGTGACGCAGCCGGAACACCCGCCAAATGCGGAGGTCACGTCGGTCATACCGGAGCCGGTGAAACGCTGGAAAAGCTTTGTCGCCGGGATGGGCGTTATGCTGGTGGTCGGCACACTGTCGGTGTGGAGCTGGCAGCTGTCAAGCCGCAGCGATCCGCTGCGCGCCCAGCTTGCCGCATCGCTTGCGCCTTTGCCGGTAACGCTTAATGCCGCGCAACGGGACGGGATACGTCAACAATCTACTCCACCGCAGCCCTTTATTGCCCAGACGCGGCAACAGCTTATGCGTCTGCATCAGTTACCTCCGCACTGGACGATTAATCACAGTCGTCAATTACTCGAACAGGCGCAGGTTTTGTGGCCGCAGCAGGCCGATGCACTGGCTGTGGAGTGGCAACAGCAGCGTAATGCCATGGCGTTGCCCATTGAAAGTTTGGAAGGATGGCATCAGGGAATGACGACGCTACAGACGCTGAGCGATCGCCTGAGTCAGCTGGATGAGCGTAAGGGCAAATACATCACGGTCAGCGAACTGAAGTCGGTGGTATTTTCCGCCATCCAGTCATTTAACCATTCGATACCGGCGGAAGAGCAACTGCGTGTTTTATCGCACTATCCGACGGAGCAGCCTTTACCTGCTGCGGCCAGAGCGCAGCTGGAGATGCACCTGAAGCAGCTGATCGCCGGTTATGCTTTGCTGACGGATGCTGAATAACAGGAGTGACTGTCAGGGTAGGTTAGGTCAACTGTAAGCAGGGAGAAGCGGAGAGATAAGAGGGCGGCTTACTCAATGTGAGTCTGCGGGATTGGCTGGCGAGCGTAAATCCACAGCCGCGAGTGCTTGTTTAACGTGGGTACCGCCGTTGTACCGGCATCAGGCTTAACTACATTGTTGGTGGTTAGCCGTGCCGCTCTAAATAAAGCGAGAACCTGTAAAAAGAAAATCCACGCCATGGCGTGGATTTTATCGGAATTATGACTCTTCATGAGCGTGAATCCGCGCTCATGAATAAGCAGAGTTTAGACGTTGAACAGGAAGTTCATTACGTCACCATCTTTAACGATGTAATCTTTGCCTTCTGAACGCATCTTGCCCGCTTCTTTCGCGCCTTGTTCACCTTTATAAGCCACGAAATCTTCAAAGGCGATGGTCTGTGCGCGGATAAAGCCTTTTTCAAAATCGGTATGAATTTTACCGGCGGCCTGCGGCGCGGTGGCGCCCACCGGAATGGTCCAGGCGCGCACTTCTTTTACGCCCGCGGTGAAGTAGGTTTGCAGACGCAGCAGCTCATAACCGGCACGGATCACGCGGTTCAGGCCCGGCTCTTCCAGACCCAGTTCCGCCATAAATTCAGCGCGGTCTTCATCTTCCAGCTCGGCGATATCCGATTCCACTGCGGCACACACCGCAACCACCACTGAACCCTCTTTTTCCGCGATTGCACGCACCTGGTCGAGGTAAGGGTTATTTTCAAAGCCATCTTCATTGACGTTGGCGATGTACATGGTTGGCTTCAGGGTCAGGAAGCTCAGATAGCGGATAGCCGCTTTATCTTCTTCAGTAAGATCCAGCGAGCGCAGCATACCAGCGTTAGACAGGTGCGGCAGGCATTTCTCCAGTGCCGCCTGTTCTGCTTTCGCGTCTTTGTCGCCGCCTTTGGCTTTCTTCTGCACGCGATGCAGAGCGCGTTCACAGGTATCGAGATCGGACAGCGCCAGCTCGGTGTTGATAACGTCAATATCGTCGGCCGGATCGACCTTGTTGTTAACGTGAATGATGTTGTCATTCTCGAAGCAACGCACCACGTGACCAATCGCCTCGGTCTCACGGATGTTGGTCAGAAACTGGTTGCCCAGGCCTTCACCTTTTGACGCGCCTTTTACCAGGCCAGCGATATCAACGAATTCCATGGTGGTGGGGATGATGCGCTGCGGCTTGACGATTTCAGCCAGCTGATCCAGACGCGGATCGGGCATCGGCACCACGCCGGTGTTGGGTTCAATGGTACAGAACGGGAAGTTGGCTGCTTCGATGCCGGCTTTGGTCAGCGCATTGAACAGGGTGGATTTACCGACGTTCGGCAGGCCCACGATACCGCATTTGAATCCCATATTTATATCACCTTAATATCTTGATAATTAAGGTATTTATCAATACCTTAATCGGAATAATAGAAATTTCCCGGCATTATACACGTAATAGCGTCCGGAAGGGGGCGAATCACCGGTTTATGGTGCTCAGGCGCCCGCTTTAAAGGCGTGCAGGCGGTTCATCGCTTTTAAACGATCTTCCTTCAGCCACAGTTCGGTGCAGCGTACCGCTTCATCCACCGCATCATCAATCAGCTTCTGCTCGCTGGCGGGCGGTTTGCCGAGCACAAAGCCGGTGACCTTGTTGCGATCGCCCGGATGGCCGATGCCTACCCGCAGACGATGAAAATTATTATTGTTGCCGAGACGGCTAATAATGTCCTTCAGGCCGTTATGGCCGCCGTGGCCGCCGCCCTGTTTGAATTTGGCAACGCCGGGCGGTAAATCCAGCTCATCGTGCGCCACCAGAATCTCTTCCGGTGTGATGCGATAAAACGTTGCCATCGCGGCCACCGCTTTACCGCTGAGGTTCATAAAGGTAGTCGGCACCAACAGGCGCACATCTTCACCGGCCAGCGCAAGGCGGGCGGTATAGCCAAAAAATTTCCCTTCTTCTTTCAGCGACTGATTATGTCGCTGGGCCAGCAGGTCGACAAACCAGGCGCCTGCGTTGTGGCGCGTCGCGGCATATTCCGCGCCGGGGTTGGCCAGGCCAACTATCAGTTTAATTGTGCTCACGGACCGGTTCCTGTCACCGTAGAAAGGGCGCTAGTTTACCTGGTGCTGTGCCATAACTCAAAAAAGTGCGCAGCGTAGTAGTTTCATGGCGTGATAATTCATTTTTGAAGCACTATCAGCAGCTTAAACGTAAAATTTTGTCAGAGCGATTGACGAACTGTGATCCTTCCCACAGCCAGCGTTTAATCCATTAACTAAACTTATGACAGTTTAGCAATATGTGCTGAGCAGGCGTATTAACAGGAGGTGCAGCATGAAACGTAAAAGTGCGCACAGGTTAGGAAACGTACTGATGGGATTGGGTCTGCTAACCATGGTCGGCGGGGTACTCTATTCCGTGCTTAACCAGCTGCCAGAAATTAATTTGCCGGCGTTTATGGCGCAGGCGGCGATTTTCGGCATTTTTATCGGCGCGTTGTTGTGGCTGGTAGGCGCCAGCGTAGGCGGGCGTGAAAAGGTTAGTGACCACTATTACTGGTTACGTAACTGTGATGACCGCTGCCGTCGTCGTTCTGCCAGTCGTCATCCTCATAACTGATTAGCCAGTTCGCTCTTTTCTGCCAGCGGTGTGAAAACCTCTACCCGGTTACGCCCGCTGGTTTTTGCGCGATAGAGCGCTTCGTCTGCCGCCACCAACAAACTCTCGATATCCTGAATGCGGGTTGGCGCCACCGCGGTCATGCCGATGCTGGTGGTATAGATCACCTGTTCGGGCGCTGAATCGTGCACTGCCCGGCGCACCTGCTCACACCAGTTTTTCCCCTCCTGTTCATTCAGGCTGAGTACGGCGGCAAACTCCTCGCCGCCCAGCCGGGCAAACTGCGCCTGCGGCGGAAGTGCCTGGCTGACCACGCGACAAAAATCGAGCAGCACGCGATCGCCCTGATGATGGCCAAAACGATCATTGATGCTTTTAAAATGGTCGAGATCGAACAGTACCACCGTTAGTGGCTGACGATGTCGTCGACACCAGTCGGCCAGCTTGTTGCCTTCGGCAAACAGCGCACGACGATTAGCAATACCGGTGAGCGGATCGAGCAGGGAAGCCTGTTGGTAGCTCAGACGCGTGCGTTCATTGACCATCGCCAGAATGGTAAAGGTCAGCCCCATGACAAACAGCATCGATTCCAGCATGATCCAGACGGTGAACTGGGTGCCGCCGATAGCGCCGTGCAGCATATTGGGCCGACCGGCATCAAGAAACAGCCGGGCAACGTGGAAACCAAGGTGAATGACCAGCAGCAGCTGCGCCGGCCAGTAGGTGGCTGGCAATAGCGTGCGTGCGCCGTAAAGCAGGCGGATTAACACGGCGGTAAAGATGATGCACAGCAGGCAGGTAACGATAACGCGCTTGGGTAGCGAGAAGTAGAACTGGGGAAACAGGCAGAGTATTGCCCAGAGTAGCGCACCCGTCAGCCAGTTGATACCCAGCGGCAGGCCGCGAAAGGTGCGAAAGGCGTTGACCAGCATGCCGTAACCAAAATAGAGAATGACGTTGCCTACCGCAATCGGCAAAAAATGATGGCCGGTACTGCGCAGGCTGCTGAGCATCATCGCCAGCAGGGTGGCGATCAGCGCCACGGTAGTAAAGCCCAACACGCGATCGTACTGCGAACCCGCCCAAGCAAACAGCATAATGATGCTCATAAAGCCCAGCACAAAGAGTTCGCAAATAAAAAGCGTGTAGACGTCGAGAGACATAGAGGCGTTCCTGAAAAACGATCGCAGAAAAATAGCACTAAATAAAGGTGGGTTGAAGCGCAAAACCGGCGCGCGCAGTAACTCAGACGTTGGTATAAATAGTCGGCGATTACGCGCTGTGGAACGGAATAATTAGTAAAAATTTGCAGCGTTTTATCGGGCAGGGCAAAAATCAATACGCCGTTGCCCGCCTCAACAGTTCGCCGTTAAACGCCAAAAAAAAACCGGGCCTGAGCCCGGTTCATTCGCCTGCAGTGCGCATTAATGCTCAAACATGGCGGAGATCGATTCTTCGTTGCTGATACGACGAATGGCTTCAGCCAGCATGCCGGAGAGGGTCAGTGTGCGTACGTTAGGCAGCGCTTTAATCTCTTCCGGAAGCGGAATGGTGTCGCAGACAATCACTTCGTCAATCACCGAATGACGCAGGTTTTCCACGGCGTTGCCGGAGAAAATCGGGTGAGTGGCGTAGGCGAACACGCGCTTGGCGCCGCGCTCTTTCAGCGCTTCCGCTGCTTTACACAGCGTGCCACCGGTGTCGATCATGTCATCAACCAGAATACAGTCGCGACCGGCAACGTCACCGATGATATGCATCACCTGAGATACGTTGGCACGTGGACGACGCTTATCGATGATCGCCATGTCGGTATCGTTGAGCAGCTTGGCGATGGCGCGGGCGCGGACGACGCCACCAATATCCGGAGAAACCACAATCGGATTGACCAGGCCTTTGGTCAGCATATCTTCCAGCAGAATAGGGCTGCCAAAAACGTTATCGACCGGAACATCAAAGAAGCCCTGAATCTGTTCAGCGTGAAGATCCACGGTCAGCACACGGTCAACGCCTACGCTGGAGAGGAAATCGGCGACCACTTTCGCGGTGATTGGCACACGGGCGGAACGCACACGGCGATCCTGACGCGCATAGCCAAAGTAAGGGATCACCGCGGTGATACGACCCGCAGAAGCACGACGCAGCGCGTCGACCATCACAACCAGCTCCATCAGGTTGTCATTGGTCGGGGCACAGGTGGACTGGATGATGAAAATATCACCACCGCGTACATTCTCATTAATCTGTACGCTCACTTCACCATCACTGAAACGACCGACGGCGGCGTCGCCCAGGCTGGTGTAAAGGCGGTTGGCAATACGTTGTGCTAGTTCCGGCGTTGCGTTACCAGCAAAAAGCTTCATATCAGGCACGAGAAAAACCTCAGGCTTTGCGTCGAGAGAATGACCAGCGCAGCAGCACCCGGCGCTCTGCTGCTGCAATGGCCATGCGATAGTTAAGCGTAACGCGCACTGTCTGGATCAGGGTGACAGTGTCACGTTACGCGAATGACCCGTTTAGTATCTGGTGCAGCGGTGAGACGTTAACGCCCCGTGCGACGAACCCTTTTACCTCTTTCGGTGCCATTGCAAGCACCTCACGGGCAGCAGACTCGGTGTCAAATTCAGCAAACACGCAAGCACCTGTGCCAGTCAGGCGCGACGGCGCGTATTCTAGCAGCCAGGAAACAAGCTCATCAACCTCGCGAAAACGTTTTCTTACTACGGCTTCACAATCATTATGAAACGGCAGCTGCATCAGCGCTGACATTTCACGCACCGGCGTATCGCGCGTCAGTGCCTCATCGTTGAACACCGCAGGCGTGGCGATGCTGACACCGGGATGGGCAACAAGATACCATTTTTCCGCGGGCGACGCAGGCTGTAACGCCTCGCCAATCCCTTCGGCAAAAGCGGCATGGCCTTTCACGAACACCGGCACATCGGCGCCAAGCTGCAGGCCCATCTGCGCCAGCCGATCCGATGATAAGTCAAGTCGCCACAGATGATTCAGCGCCACCAGCACCGTCGCCGCATTTGATGAGCCACCGCCAAGGCCGCCGCCCATCGGCAAGACCTTATCAATGGCGATCGTGGCGCCGGCATGCAGCGGCAGGCGGTTCTCCTGCGCCGCTTCATGCATCAGCAGGCGCGCCGCCCGCACAATCAGGTTCTGCTCATCGGGTACGCCGGCAACCGGCGTCAGCAGGCGAATCTCGCCGCTGCTGTCGGGAGTAATGGTCAGCCTGTCGCCATAATCAAGAAACTGAAACAGCGTTTGCAGGTTGTGGTAGCCGTCAGAGCGACGGCCGGTAATGTAAAGGAACAGGTTAAGCTTCGCCGGAGCGGGCCAGGAGAGGATCATTGCAGGGTCCAGCCATCCATACGCAGTTTGATGCGCTGATCGCCTTCACGCAGTTCGAGGTTAGCAGGCAGCGGCGGCGACACTTTGCTGTCGTAATCCTGGATAGTAACCGTCCATTTTTGACCATTCTGGCTATAGTTGGCCTGGCGTAGCTGATAATTATCGTTCAGCGTATAGTCGGTCGCTTCGCCTGGCAGACCCATCATCCACTGACGCAAATTCTCCAGTGGAATGTCCATACCGGTGAGCTGTGAGATCATTTTCTGCGCGTCGTTGCTGACGTAACGTTTGCCTTTGTTATCCACCAGCTGCACGGTTGAACCCTGTGCATCCAGCTGCAATTCAGTGCTGCCCAGCGGATTGGTCAGCAGCAGGCGATAGCGATCGGGGGCAGTTTGCTGCCAGTTGAAGCGGGCGTAAACTTTTTGTTTATCAGAAAGATAAGCAAAGGCACCGCGGGTTTGATAGTGGCTGACTTTAGCCACGGCCTGCTGATGCTGCTGCCACTGCGGCGAGGTCACGCTTTTGCCCGGGCCTTGTGCGGGTTGGTGTACGGAACAGGCGGCCAGTAACAAACTGGCCAGCGGCAGTAACCGCAACAGGCGGCCTTGTGGCAAATGCTTCATGGGGTCATCTCCTCGACTCGTTTTGAATTCGTAACCGTTAACGCTAACCAGCACCGCGGATATCGTCAATGCGATTTCTGGTTAATCAGCTATATCTTATTACAGTCATAGGCTTTGTATGGCTTTAATTGCGCGCCTGCATCTTGTAGAATGCGCATCACAAAACCCTGGTAACATTGGGACATTCTGACTTTCTGCTATGACGCTGCTTGCTCTGGGAATCAACCACAAAACCGCACCTGTTGCTCTGCGAGAACGTGTAACCTTCACACCTGACACGCTGGATGAGGCGCTTAACAGCCTTCTGGCGCAGCCTATGGTGCAAGGTGGTGTTGTGCTGTCTACCTGTAACCGCACTGAGCTTTATCTCAGCGTGGAGCAGCAGGAGAACCTGCAAGAACAGCTGGTGCGCTGGCTGTGCGACTATCACCAGCTTGGCGAAGAAGAAGTGCGCAACAGCCTCTACTGGCACCACGGCAACGACGCGGTGAGCCATCTGATGCGCGTGGCCAGCGGCCTCGATTCGCTGGTGTTAGGTGAACCGCAAATTCTCGGCCAGGTCAAAAAAGCATTCTCAGATTCCCAGCGCGGCCACTCGCTTTCCAGCGAGCTGGAGCGCATGTTCCAGAAAAGTTTCTCGGTAGCCAAACGCGTGCGCACCGAAACTGACATTGGTGCCAGCGCGGTCTCGGTGGCATTTGCCGCCTGTACGCTGGCGCGTCAAATCTTTGAATCGCTCTCCACGGTCAACGTGCTGCTGGTGGGCGCCGGAGAAACCATCGAGCTGGTGGCGCGCCATCTGCGCGAGCACAACGTCAAAAAACTGATGATCGCCAACCGTACCCGTGAACGGGCGCAGGTGCTGGCGGACGAAGTTAACGCCGAAGTGATTGCGCTGGCAGACATCGATGCGCGCCTGGCGGAAGCGGACATTATTATCTCCTCCACCGCCAGCCCGCTGCCGATTATCGGCAAAGGCATGGTTGAACGGGCGCTGAAAGCGCGCCGTAATCAGCCCATGCTGCTGGTGGATATCGCCGTGCCGCGCGATGTGGAGCCAGAAGTAGGCAAGCTGCCGAACGCCTATCTTTACAGCGTTGACGATCTGCAAAACATTATTGAAAAAAACATGGCGCAGCGCAAAGCGGCCGCCGTGCAGGCAGAGACCATCGTAGTGCAGGAAAGCAGTGAGTTTATGTCCTGGCTGCGAGCGCAAAGCGCTGTCTCTACTATCCGTGAATACCGCAGCCAGGCTGAGCAGGTGCGCAGCGAACTGGAAGAGCGGGCGCTGGCTGCGCTGCAGCAGGGCGCCGATCCACAACAGGTGATGCGCGACCTCGCACATAAACTGACCAATCGTTTAATCCACGCCCCGACTAAATCCCTTCAGCAGGCCGCGCGCGACGGCGACGGCGAACGCCTGCAGATCCTTCGTGACAGCCTCGGGCTGGAGTAGTTAACCCCCCTTTACAGGATGACATCCATCGAATGAAGACTTCTATTGTTGCAAAACTGGAAGCCTTGCAGGAGCGCCACGAAGAAGTGGAAGCGATGCTGGGCGATGCGGGCGTCATCGCCGATCAGGATCGCTTTCGCGCACTGTCGCGCGAATATGCCCAGCTGGGCGACGTTACGCACTGTTTCCGTCAGTGGCAGCAGGTTCAGGAAGATTTAGACACCGCCGAGCAGATGCTCGACGATCCTGAGATGCGCGATATGGCGCAGGAAGAGCTGAAAGAGGCGCGCAGCAAAAGCGAAGCGCTGGAACAGCAGTTACAGATGCTGCTGCTGCCGCGCGACCCTGACGACGAGCGCCACTGCTTTATTGAAGTGCGTGCCGGGACCGGCGGCGACGAAGCCGCTATTTTTGCCGGTGACCTGTTTCGCATGTACAGCCGTTATGCAGAGAGCCGCCGCTGGCGCGTGGAGATCATCAGCGCCAACGAAGGCGAGCATGGCGGTTATAAAGAGGTGATTGCCCGCGTCGCTGGTGATGGCGCTTACGGCCGTCTGAAATTTGAATCGGGTGGTCATCGCGTGCAGCGCGTGCCGGAAACCGAATCACAGGGCCGCATTCATACCTCAGCCTGTACGGTAGCGGTGATGGCAGAAGTGCCGGAAGCGGAGCTGCCGGAGATTAACGCCGGCGATCTGAAAATCGACACCTTCCGTTCCTCAGGCGCGGGTGGCCAGCACGTTAACACCACCGATTCTGCTATCCGTATTACCCACCTGCCAACCGGCATCGTGGTGGAATGTCAGGATGAGCGCTCGCAGCATAAGAACAAGGCCAAGGCACTGGCGGTATTGGGCGCACGTATTCGTGCCGCAGAAATCGCCAAACGCCAGGCGGAAGAAGCCTCTGAGCGCCGTAATTTATTAGGCAGCGGCGATCGCTCCGATCGCAATCGCACCTATAACTTCCCGCAGGGCCGCGTGACCGATCACCGTATCAACCTGACGCTCTATCGCCTTGATGAGGTGATGGAAGGCAAGCTGGACGCGCTGATTGAACCGATCGTGCAGGAATATCAGGCGGATCAGCTGGCAGCGCTGGCCGATCACGACTGATGATCATTCGTGACTGGCTCAGGCAGGCGATCGCCACGCTGTGCGGCGGCGACAGCCCTAAACGCGATGCGGAAGTGTTGCTGAGCTTTGTTACCGGCAAATCGCGCAGCTGGCTTATCGCTTTTGATGACACTGAACTTAGCCCGGCCGCGCGTGCCCAGCTTGATGCGCTACTGGCGCGTCGGGCGCAGGGTGAACCGGTGGCGCATCTGGTGGGTGAACGTGAATTCTGGTCGCTGCCGCTGGAGGTGTCACCGACCACGCTGATTCCGCGTCCGGATACCGAACTGCTGGTGGAAGAGGCGCTGACGCGTTTGCCCTCCGCGCCAGCCAGCCTGCTCGATCTCGGCACCGGCACCGGTGCCATTGCGCTGGCCGTCGCCAGTGAGCGTGCCGATGTGCAGGTCACCGGTGTCGATCGCATCGCTGATGCCGTAGCGCTGGCGCAACGCAATGCCGCCAGGCTGGCGCTTACTCAGGTCACATTTTTCCACAGTGACTGGTTCTCTTCCCTTGAAAATCAGCGATTTAATGTTATTGTCAGCAATCCCCCGTACATCGACGCTTTAGATCATCATCTACAGCAGGGCGACGTGCGCTTCGAGCCGCTAAGCGCGCTGGTTGCCGCAGAGCAGGGCCTTGCCGATCTGCAGCACATTGTTGCCCACGCCGCCGCGCACCTGTTACCTCAGGGCTGGCTGCTGCTGGAACATGGCTGGCAACAGGCGGAGGCGGTACGCGCGCTACTGGCGCAGGTGGGATTCGATCATATCAGCACGCGTCAGGATTACGCGGGCAATGATCGGGTAACTTCAGGACAATTAGCATAATTACAGGACGCATTATGGCTACTTTCTATCCGTTGCTGACACAGCTGCATCTGCTGACCGTGTTCATCACCATCACACTATTTATTCTGC
The sequence above is drawn from the Duffyella gerundensis genome and encodes:
- the prmC gene encoding peptide chain release factor N(5)-glutamine methyltransferase, yielding MIIRDWLRQAIATLCGGDSPKRDAEVLLSFVTGKSRSWLIAFDDTELSPAARAQLDALLARRAQGEPVAHLVGEREFWSLPLEVSPTTLIPRPDTELLVEEALTRLPSAPASLLDLGTGTGAIALAVASERADVQVTGVDRIADAVALAQRNAARLALTQVTFFHSDWFSSLENQRFNVIVSNPPYIDALDHHLQQGDVRFEPLSALVAAEQGLADLQHIVAHAAAHLLPQGWLLLEHGWQQAEAVRALLAQVGFDHISTRQDYAGNDRVTSGQLA
- the prfA gene encoding peptide chain release factor 1, yielding MKTSIVAKLEALQERHEEVEAMLGDAGVIADQDRFRALSREYAQLGDVTHCFRQWQQVQEDLDTAEQMLDDPEMRDMAQEELKEARSKSEALEQQLQMLLLPRDPDDERHCFIEVRAGTGGDEAAIFAGDLFRMYSRYAESRRWRVEIISANEGEHGGYKEVIARVAGDGAYGRLKFESGGHRVQRVPETESQGRIHTSACTVAVMAEVPEAELPEINAGDLKIDTFRSSGAGGQHVNTTDSAIRITHLPTGIVVECQDERSQHKNKAKALAVLGARIRAAEIAKRQAEEASERRNLLGSGDRSDRNRTYNFPQGRVTDHRINLTLYRLDEVMEGKLDALIEPIVQEYQADQLAALADHD